From Strongyloides ratti genome assembly S_ratti_ED321, scaffold srae_scaffold0000001, one genomic window encodes:
- a CDS encoding WD40/YVTN repeat-like-containing domain and WD40-repeat-containing domain-containing protein, with translation MSTITSLAYSHCSPQFFSFSTDNGYVCNIPVIQTQDDVIEFNSKFHKNKNKKNCDFISVNDFISKIILYPFDGTLQCLLLQSDKSNSSQVTIATLDNQFVDTFKLLNYCDKILWNPSEINNEKIACKQLNAIHIYNVEAGAVTQNFISNDILDFQWDNRNQNLIYSCDNFGIISIQDLRLLKDSKFGEKVNKCNCNIYDIRNQKLVTNFELKSYYTPKNCLPIYSKHINCPIFKVKSVSDGYIYVYLYGTDFMVKKFSKVLKCSDNKDKLIQTRHVYNINDFDFHPILPLLTSVRDIIDVSNLYHLENI, from the exons atgtcaaCCATTACAAGTTTAGCATATTCACATTGTTCTCCACAATT tttttctttttcaactGATAATGGGTATGTATGTAATATTCCTGTAATTCAAACTCAAGATGATGTTATTGAATTCAATAGtaaatttcataaaaataaaaataaaaaaaactgtgATTTTATATCagtaaatgattttattagtaaaattatattatatccGTTTGATGGAACATTACAgtgtttattattacaatcgGATAAAAGTAATTCATCACAAGTGACAATAGCAACATTAGACAATCAATTTGTAGATacatttaaacttttaaattattgtgataaaattttatggaATCCTAGTGAAATTAACAATGAGAAAATTGCATGTAAACAGCTTAATGCAattcatatttataatgtaGAAGCAGGTGCTGTtacacaaaattttatatcaaatgaTATCTTAGATTTTCAATGGGATAACAGAAATCAAAATCTTATTTATTCATGTGATAATTTTGGTATCATATCTATTCAAGATTTACGTCTTTTAAAGGATAGTAAATTTGgtgaaaaagttaataaat gtaattgtaatatttatgatataaGAAACCAAAAATTAGTTACGaattttgaattaaaatCTTATTATACACCAAAAAATTGTCTTCCAATATACAGTAAACACATAAATTGTCCCATTTTTAAGGTTAAAAGTGTATCTGATggttatatatatgtttatttatatggAACAGATTTTATGGTAAAGAAATTTTCAAAAGTACTAAAGTGTTCtgataataaagataaattaattcaAACTCGTcatgtatataatataaatgattttgaCTTTCATCCAATATTACCTTTGTTAACGTCTGTTAGGGATATAATTGATGTTTCAAATTTATAccatttagaaaatatttaa
- a CDS encoding Lipase, class 3 family-containing protein yields the protein MKSFIALLLLSVALTTYGGIIKRLKNLSEKEVKAYFDYDARYRMMPLGGAAYGQKDKVQDCLDNVYGAGNATVTKIVEVVCDSSESDTCQGFTGVNHVEKAIIVAFRGSQGNLQLLLEGSDALFSKKANWITGGKVCHYFANAFNMMWNGGLRDDFLSLKNSYPDYEYWFTGHSLGGSLATLAAAEVIHAGYVSADNLIAITMGEPRTGDHEFAKKYDQIVKYNYRVVHNNDPIPHIPWEFVEYRHHKQEVWYKNDMSVGSPFIMCPSDESNKCSNSVLGLSATDHAVYFGKHMNNFGRDGCPGLTVPPPPPGAN from the exons atgaaaagttttattgcattattattactttctGTGGCATTAACTACTTATGGAGGTATTATAAAAAGgcttaaaaatttaagtgAAAAAGAAGTTAAAGCTTACTTCGATTATGATGCAAGATATAGAATGATGCCTTTAGGTGGAGCTGCTTATGGACAAAAAGATAAAGTTCAAGATTGCTTAGATAATGTATATGGAGCTGGAAATGCAACA gtAACAAAGATAGTTGAAGTTGTTTGTGATTCAAGTGAAAGTGATACATGCCAAGGATTCACTGGTGTTAATCATGTTGAAAAAGCTATTATTGTTGCTTTTAGAGGATCTCAAGGAAACCTTCAACTTTTACTTGAAGGATCAGATGCtttatttagtaaaaaagCTAATTGGATAACAGGAGGAAAAGTTTGTCATTACTTTGCAAAT gcTTTCAATATGATGTGGAATGGTGGCCTTAGAGATGATTTCTTGTCATTAAAGAATAGCTATCCAGATTATGAATATTGGTTTACAGGACATTCATTAGGAGGTTCTTTAGCAACACTTGCTGCAGCAGag gtTATACATGCTGGATATGTTTCAGCTGATAATTTAATTGCTATAACAATGGGTGAACCGAGAACTGGTGATCATGAATTtgcaaaaaaatatgatcaaattgtaaaatataactatag AGTTGTTCATAACAACGATCCAATTCCACACATCCCATGGGA attTGTTGAATATCGTCATCATAAACAAGAAGTATggtataaaaatgatatgaGTGTTGGTTCTCCATTTATTATGTGTCCATCAGACGAATCAAATAAATGCAGCAATAGTGTACTTGGACTTTCAGCAACTGATCATGCTGTATATTTTGGTAAACATATGAATAATTTTGGAAGAGATGGTTGTCCAGGATTAACTGTTCCACCACCACCACCAGGTGccaattaa
- a CDS encoding CCHC-type zinc finger protein CG3800 produces the protein MSEKVCFKCSEPGHFAKGCPNSGDNSGSYNSRRGGDDRTCHSCGKSGHIAKFCRNSRDSQNFNRSKTCYNCGNIGHTSAVCKNDKVNGCFICGSENHQARSCDKNDEGGNRQRNRTCFNCGSDQHLARFCDRADDGESRNFNNGRKRTYSSANGRNDRGTKHCYQCQGAGHIAKDCPEGVKCFKCGSLDHTARNCEE, from the coding sequence atgaGTGAGAAAGTTTGTTTTAAGTGTTCAGAACCTGGCCATTTTGCTAAAGGATGCCCAAATTCAGGAGATAATTCTGGATCATACAATAGTAGAAGAGGGGGTGATGATCGTACTTGCCATTCATGTGGAAAATCTGGTCATATTGCTAAATTTTGCCGTAATAGTCGTGACtcacaaaattttaacaGATCAAAGACATGTTATAATTGTGGAAATATAGGTCATACATCAGCAGTTTGCAAAAATGATAAGGTAAATGGATGCTTTATCTGTGGTTCAGAGAATCATCAAGCAAGATCTTGTGATAAGAATGATGAAGGTGGTAATAGGCAAAGAAATCGTACTTGTTTCAATTGCGGAAGTGATCAACATTTAGCTCGTTTCTGTGATAGAGCAGATGATGGAGAGTCtagaaattttaacaatGGAAGAAAACGTACCTATTCTAGTGCTAACGGAAGAAATGACAGGGGAACTAAACATTGTTATCAGTGTCAAGGAGCAGGCCATATTGCAAAAGATTGTCCTGAAGGAGTTAAGTGTTTTAAATGTGGATCATTAGATCACACTGCAAGGAATTGTGAggagtaa